gggccaaatggcctcctctcgtttgtaaactttcttatgcaaGCATACACCAGTAAACATTGTCTGGAAACACTggaaaacagcagcaagcatacaccaagaaacattgtgtctggaaacacagaaacagcagcaagcatacaccaggaaacattgtgtctggaaacacagaaacagcagcaagcatacaccaggaaacattgtgtctggaaacacagaaacagcagcaagcatacaccaggaaacattgtgtctggaaacactgaaacagcagcaagcatacaccaagaaacattgtgtctggaaacacagaaacagcagcaagcatacaccaggaaacattgtgtctggaaacacagaaacagcagcaagcatacaccaggaaacattgtgtctggaaacacaaaaacagcagcaagcatacaccaagaaacattgtgtctggaaacacagaaacagcagcaagcatacaccaggaaacattgtgtctggaaacacagaaacagcagcaagcatacaccaagaaaaattgtgtctggaaacacaaaacagcagcaagcatacaccaggaaacattgtgtctggaaacacagaaacagcagcaagcatacaccaagaaacattgtgtctggaaacacagaaacagcagcaagcatacaccaagaaacattgtgtctggaaacacagaaacagcagcaagcatacaccaggaaacattgtgtctggaaacactgaaacagcagcaagcatacaccatgaaacattgtgtctggaaacacagaaacagcagcaagcatacaccaagaaacattgtgtctggaaacacagaaacagcagcaagcatacaccaagaaacattgtgtctggaaacactgaaacagcagcaagcatacaccaggaaacattgtgtctggaaacacagacaAGCAGCAATCACACCAAGCAACtttgtctggaaacacagaaacagcagcaagcatacaccaggaaacattgtgtctggaaacacagaaacagcagcaagcatacaccaggaaacaatGGCGGAGTTTACATGCGAGTTTTAGTTATTCACAGGTGACTATAGTGCATTCATGGGTGgtcactgtgacggaaagatgagttctggtgatgaatcttcctcccgacctgtgagggcgctaaagaacgggaggagaagtatctggaagggctggcctgacagttcgtttccgggacagggaagtgggtcagcctggaaagaagcgcgactctgttgtaagaccgtattgatttgaaaggtaaacgagaagcagctgcaagtaataaggcagctgcagccgtttacctagatatcatgcaggattacatataggggccagggtaacgctgatcttctccttcgtttgggttaaacgagtggagagagagaaggactgagagaggagctctcagagtggattgtgttcgtgttttgtattgttgtgtctgtccgtgtaactgtctgtttttgtattcagcactagacagttaacgcacatctccggagctgtcgaaagggtcagcactatccggagcaccactgcactccACACAagcctgtgtctgcaccgagcacctgcacgtctgcacgcacccaggactggtgaccgcgtcttgtgtttgcTCGCGTTTCAtagtttttaatgtttgaaaaagaTAAACTATTACTTAAAACGGGTAGGAACTTGTTTAAACGTGTTAACTGAAGGGTAGATTCCCCGCCTGTGCGATTATATTCAATCCTCGCATTTTCAGTACCAGTCGATGAGAATGAGTTGATTTCGCGTGTGGTCGTGTTTTGTTAGTCAGGGCTGGACTTGTTGACTCCACGGTAAAAGATAAAGAGATCAAGCTTGTGCTTATAATAAGGAAGATtcaattgctttcttttgtctGATCGAATTAAAACATTATCAGTAACTGCATGCATTTGCCACACTAGCCCTTACAAAATCCTTTAATATCTCCACAGGCTACAGTAGTACCCTTATATAACTTTAAGAAAGTTCACGTGTGTTTTCTCATAATTGTTGAttggtactgtaaaacaaaagcatGGATTGAAAATAATCGTAAAAAAATAGGTGCAGTGACATAATAGCATATTCAGAAAGACATAAATTAttttggagagactggaacaactttatataaaataaattcagaaccacctttcattaattagaaataaaaaaatgaatgaaccaatagtacagcacttcaccagtcaaggacatgacataaattatgtaaagtttgtagtattagaacagctaaaattagataatgcgacatatagaagaataaaagaaagtaaatggataaatagactgaacacgattatgccagcaggactcaacagaaaagattgaactaattaattccaataaatatattaaagttaaaagtaattaaataaacaaaattaattcaaatgttgtgcatgctgatgcgctggggagtccaaatcaaggctgatccagcattgcatgataatataaatatcatgtctttttttatgtttagcaTTATTGTTATAGTTCCTACCTAATTATTTAGAGGGCAGCATGCCTCGCTTTAAGACACTGTGCTGCCAGTTGGACatgttaaaatagatttttaacttGTCGATCAGGCACATCTTGAAGGACCATTCAGGCAGGGGGTCTCCCAGTGCTAAGTTCtcaatataaaagcatacaaTAAAAAACTGCCAGCTGCGTGTCAGTGTGATCGACGCAAGTTGTCAGTAAGTGTCCTCCCAGAACAGAGAAAGAGGGGGATTCCCCAAGAGTCAAGACCCCTTCCTGCTTATTACAGAACCCATTTCCAGATCAGATTTGAAAAATCCCCCCAATTAGTTGAATAGTTTCACTAAAAGAAGGAGGGTTTGGAACCTGTTGGGCAATGGGTATCCcggtatgaaaaatatataaagaggATGAAACCACGGCAGATACACAGCTCAGTGACAGAACACTGTGATACACAGCAACCTACTGAACAACACCATGCTCTCAGCACTCAAGGTAATTATTGCATTCAAACTCTtagaaatgtgtacattttatattattattattattattattagtattatttatttattatttattattttctgtcataTAGCATATTAATTTTATCTGattcctttttaaattagtttcagaGAACTCCAAGGCACTTTTCCTGCCTGCGACTTCTACACAAATCTGCAGTtgaaggtaaacattttaaaaaactatttaagaaaaaagaaaactgtagaTAATGTAGATTTTAAGGATTTCATACTAACACCAATTGAATGGACCCAATTAtcattaattgttattattttagtcCATTATTGTAGAGTTGATGCTCTGAATACTAAAGTGAGGCACAGGCAGAGACTGACCTGCTGTTTGTTGCCCTGCAGTGCAGGAAAGGCCTGCCCCAGAGGAGACAGTCACCAGCAGTTTTGGAGGGTTCATCCACTCTGTGCACCCGGGCCAGCTGTCAGACACTGTGCTGCACCGCAGTAAGAGGATGATCCTGGACAGCATCGGGGTGGGGCTGCTGGGAAGCACCTCCCACGTCTTCCAGCTGGCTCTGCAGCACTGCCAGGTAATCCTTCAGCTGAGGCTTGCACTGGGCTATGGTACAGAGGGCACACAGGCCAAAGAAATGAGCCCTGGcagtacaattttaatataaaccatTCCTTCAGTACTTACCCCATTTCACTGAACAGTCACCATTCCAGTTGAAATTTGCATTGTCAAACCAGGGTGATGATAATCAAGAATTGAACTTGCTTGTTTCCATCTTAAAGAACGTTCAGATCCTATAATGATCTGTGATTAACTCTCTTTGCAGCAAATGTATGCTCCAGATTACATCAGTTCAGTCTTTGGTCGATGGCACACAAGACTCTCTCCGAGTCTGGCAGCCTTTGTCAGTGGAGTAGCGGTAAGTCTCTGAATTTGTTTACATAATGCTCAGCCCTTTCAAATTGTAAAGCTGTAGTCCATGAAATGAGCACATTGTAGCAGCTGACAAGTTGTGCAGCATGTGTCATTTTTCATTACACTGTCTGCAACTAATTTCTATGAAAACACCCCTTGAAATACTGCATTCCAAAACATAAATCATCGTGAGGCTGGGTTGCCAATATTTACTAtcagtatatacatacacaaatcaaTAGCTCTTGGAAAGATGTGTTATTATTTCAACATAAAATAgttgaaatgttcattttatctcTTGTTTTAAGCAATTGTTTGAGAAAAGCCAACAAGTGTACTTTACAGGTTACTTAGCAGATGATTAAGGAGTAGTTCTATGAAAAGTCAAAGGAGAAAAACTTTTTCATAATGCAGAAAATTCAAAACCAAAGTAATGCCTCAATTgtgcaaatataatataaattaaacaatagtGATGTGCTCATTATAATGGACATGTGCCCATCGGGCAGTGACTGTATTAAGGACACATTCCCATTATCCCTTTGTGTATGAAAGTTCAAGTTTGTATTCATGTCCTTGAGGTTTCTTTTGTAGGAAGATGGGGCACGGCCAGGCTTCCTCGCAGTCAGGAATGTCACTGGAGATGTCACACTGTGCCAGACACTTACTGTGCCCTCACTTTCTTCTTTGCAGGTCCATTCAATGGACTTCGATGATACCTGGCACCCAGCCACTCACCCCTCAGGGGCGGTCCTTCCTGCCCTGCTCGCTATTGCTCAGATGTTGCCTGGCAACGCCAAGCCCAGTGGGATGGACCTCCTGTTAGCCTTCAACGTGGGCATTGAGATTCAGGGCCGGCTCATGAGGTTCTCCAACGAAGCCCAAAACATCCCCAACAGGTGAGGAGACTGCTGCCAAACAAACTTGGCACAATGCTGTAGTGCTGCCAAGAAGGAAGTGTGCCAGGATTCTTCCAGCATGAACGAGACCGTATTTAAATTTGAAAGCAAATCTTagtctgtttttcagtgtttttttagcCTCACAttgattatgttgtttttattggaaattattattacactttcctaACACATTTCTTTTAGAAGGCATGATAATAAATGTTTGTCtatctgagtttgtttttaaatcagaattttaaaaccattaaaaaacatatataatgtaaaatactcTCTCAGTTACTAGGGTGGTCATGCCAGTGTTTCTCCCTTCAGGTTCCATCCCCCGACTGTGGTGGGCCCTCTGGGTAGTGCTGCTGCCTGCTCCCGTCTGCTCTCCCTGGATCGCTCGCAGTGCTCAAACGCCCTGGTGATTGCTGCCTCCCTAGCAGGGGCTCCCATGGCCAACGCTGCCACTCAATCCAAACCTCTTCATATCGGGAACGCAGCCCGACTCGGCATGGAGGCGGCACTGCTGGCTTCCCGGGGCCTGGAGGCCAGCACGCTGATCCTGGACTCGACCCCAGGCTGCGCTGGCTTTAGTGCCTTCTACAATGACTACCTGCCACAGGCACTGCCCTCCCCAGAGGAACAGGATCCCCGCTTCCTGCTGGAGGACCAGGACTTAGCCTTCAAGCGCTTCCCTGCACACCTGGGCATGCACTGGGTGGCAGACGCAGCATGCTCAGCGCGGGAGCTTTTGGTCAACACCGTAGGGGGGTTCCATCCCTCTATGATTCGGAGCATCCTACTGAGAATCCCCCTCTCCAAATATATCAACCGTCCCTTCCCTGAATCCGAGCACCAGGCCAGACACTCCTTCCAGTTCAACGCCTGCACTGCTCTGCTGGACGGCGAGGTCAGTGTCCAATCCTTCAGCCCAGCCTTCCTGGACCGCCCCGAGCTGCTCAGCCTCCTGAGCAGAGTACAGGTCGAGCACCCCCAGGACAACCCTGCCAATTTCAATAAGATGTACGCAGAGGTGCTGCTGACCCTCACAACAGGCAATGTCTTGAAGGGTCGTTGCGACACCTTTTATGGACACTGGAGGAAGCCACTGAGTCGTGACAGTCTGCTGAAAAAGTTCCGGGCAAATGCTGGGGCAGTCCTGCCAGGAGAGAGGGTGGACGCCATCATTGATGCCGTGGAGAACATAAAGGCTTCATGACATCCTTTGATGACGTACACTAGAAGAAAACA
The DNA window shown above is from Polyodon spathula isolate WHYD16114869_AA unplaced genomic scaffold, ASM1765450v1 scaffolds_2834, whole genome shotgun sequence and carries:
- the LOC121310919 gene encoding cis-aconitate decarboxylase-like, with protein sequence MLSALKFQRTPRHFSCLRLLHKSAVEVQERPAPEETVTSSFGGFIHSVHPGQLSDTVLHRSKRMILDSIGVGLLGSTSHVFQLALQHCQQMYAPDYISSVFGRWHTRLSPSLAAFVSGVAVHSMDFDDTWHPATHPSGAVLPALLAIAQMLPGNAKPSGMDLLLAFNVGIEIQGRLMRFSNEAQNIPNRFHPPTVVGPLGSAAACSRLLSLDRSQCSNALVIAASLAGAPMANAATQSKPLHIGNAARLGMEAALLASRGLEASTLILDSTPGCAGFSAFYNDYLPQALPSPEEQDPRFLLEDQDLAFKRFPAHLGMHWVADAACSARELLVNTVGGFHPSMIRSILLRIPLSKYINRPFPESEHQARHSFQFNACTALLDGEVSVQSFSPAFLDRPELLSLLSRVQVEHPQDNPANFNKMYAEVLLTLTTGNVLKGRCDTFYGHWRKPLSRDSLLKKFRANAGAVLPGERVDAIIDAVENIKAS